The DNA region ATTGTGAATTACATTTAATCactataaaatttattctaGAGGTGTGTAATGGTGAATTTAAAGTTTGGCAATAAGTACAAATATAGTAaactttaaattgattaataatttaggccttctttaatttaaataacctcttctcttattatttaaaatatcaaattatttttactttattttttataatatattcttaatttaagAAGTAAGTACGATTATAAGAGTAACTTCCCACCTCAACttaatagtaattaaatttaaaaaaaaaatgtaaatataaaataagatgaacctttatgtaaaaaattagagaaaatgacATATTAAAAAGGTGCATGTTGCCATTAATATGAAATTATGGGACCATTGAACCAACAATATGGGATGAATTAATTTTGAAGTTAAGTTGATCtccttttaaaaattattataaatattttttatctaagaaataaatatatgaattttaagtTCATATTAGTTGAGTTCATTTAAGTTGAACACTTAATTTTCTCTGCGTAGTAATGTCGTTCAAGTCAACAATATGCACATGGCTCTGGTCCCCCAACATTTAAAATCTTATCAACAAATATCTGCTCATACATTGCATTATTAGCATCATTTAATTGTTCTATTTAGATTCTTTAAAATGattttcatattatttgataataagaATGAAATCATAGATCGTTTAATTGTATTTGTATGTTATTTTTAGTGTTATCTCATAACTTTAATTGAGATTTGTATATcacaattttttaaagttatatttgTGTAATTTCAAATcgagattttttttcatttttatttgtttttctcacCTCAAGTTGAATTTTGGGAAACAAGAAAATTATACTTATATTAATAAGTCATCACAGTCTTcttaatatatagtttattaatagaaatttaataaaataaaatatttcaatgaaACACTACAACAATAACATTGTTACCGGCGCAAACAATACCTTTTCCGACTTATAAAACTGGTAATAAATTTCCCGACGCTTAATAAATCAAGGAACTTAGTGGCGCATAAAGGACGCCGGTAGGATGCGCCACAAATTTAGCTTAAATAGATTACTATTTTGCAGTAGGATTAGCATTATAGAAACtttgcaaatttatattttaattttcacagtgatagtattataatataaattaattttaacagaTGATAATTAATACATAGAACACTATatagaaatttttattttaaagacaaccataaatatgttttcttcaaatggaaaactTTGGAGGCATTTACCAAATAAGTAAAAACTgaaatgtcaaaaaaaaattgcaagaatatataaatatacaccAAAAGAATTtacataaaaacttgtcttaaTTAGATGTGGAGctctgttatatatatatatatatatatatatatatatatatatatataatcaataagatatataaaagaatataagttatatattattatagtatagaattttaatataagaataaaataatgttgtatttttgttaattgatttttaatattatttttaattaattttattgatatttaaagtttattttaattggtttaaataatataaaattaattaaataaaataaaaaataatataattacgttattattttaaattaataataataatatttaaaaataaataattagtaatatttcataatttagtttaaaataaaaaaaaattattattaaactaatgagtatttaatataagaaatatgatttttatactactaattataaataaacattaactttttttttaaaaaaaattaattaatttcttaaatttttaaataataaaatttataattatgttatccTCCTTCCAAATGTCAACtaatagtataaaaaaataataataataataaaggaaTCCTTGGGCTATCTTGAGGTGGgacatatatatagatagactCATAATGAAGGAAATTTCCatagtgataaaaaaaagaGTGAATTTCACACATTCTTGGACTTCATCACTGGTGGTTTATTACTTAATTGGATTCAATTGAtgatcataattaattaatcttgtaAGTTGAAACAAGAACAAAAatgacaaattaaatataatattttacaagatGATCATGATGAGCTTATTGCAAAATGTTCCACATGACATactatatgtataaatatagtATGTGACCAAATTTATATGCATGATGAAGCTGTAAGCCTTCAAAAATATAACATTCATTCTTCATTCACTCACACTGCTTCAGCAAATCCAATTCTCATGTTACCACTGTCGAAAACCGTATGATATTGCCCCATGAATATATCTCCCAATATCCTGCGCCATGCACACACCAATTTCACATCATTTTTACTCGTCTAACATATAAAATGAAAGACCATATTTAAAGATTGAATTACCATAGAGGTCCGTGTGGTGGAGGAATATCTAACGCCAAAAATCCGCTAATACATTGTTGTGCCACTCCCTCGCCAATTTTGAGTACATACTGAATACCATATTAAATGATTGTTATTATAGTCCATAACCCATTTGAAAACACCTTTTTTTCAATATTCTCTATTACCTGTTGGGGAGAAAGATCAAATGGTTTGCCACCAATGGACAATGTGACATTAGGCATGGTAGAAAGTGCATCACAGTCAACAGCAGATTCTCCCATTGGATTCGGCAGCCTCTCACAGAACTGTAAAGTTTAGATTGATCATCTAAATTAAGATAATCCATTTTTTTGTCTAAAAATAGTAAGTCTAAAACAAAAGTGCACCTGGTTAATGAAGTTTAGAATTTGATCGCCAGTCTCATTTTGTCTCATATGATTCTGAATAAACACAACAATCATTTGACAAGCCGTGCACATAGGATTGCTGTTCACTCCTTCATCCTCGTTGTTTTCTGCGTCGACCACACTCCTAATCCCAATACTGTTCCCATAACaaatcaatgttaaaaataCCCAAATTGATTGATCAAAAACTATTACAAATTGAccaaattttgatataattcaGTACCTGTCATCATCATTGCTAGATAGAGATGTGCATAACCCAATTTGAGGGCAAACCTTTAGAGGGTCAGCCTAAATAAATTGaagaaatatgtaattaattaattgaagaaaacataaataatgaaaatgcatgcatgcatgaaTACCTCTTCTTGCAGCATCTCAAGAATGGTCTTTCCATATTGAGTAACAACCGACTTGCAGACCAAACTTATAACTCCGGTGGCTCCAATAGCCCGATTCAGTTCCGCTACTATGTTCTGTTTGGAAAAATATTCAAGggtgttaaaatttatatcatggaacttacattaattttgaataattagcTAGTATATATGTATACCGTAGGTCCTGCCAATAACGACGTGCCAGTATCAGCAATGGCCGGACATCCACCCAAGCAGAAACCTGTTGTTTTCCCATTTATTAGAACGTCGTCCATTTCAAACTGCGaagaaaaacaatattaatcCAGGCTAATAATTACCGTAATCAATATtacaactaataataatatcgGACCTGCCAATATCCTTTCTTTGTGACTGGTACATAAGTATGATTACCGATGAAATGGCTAGTATCCATTCCACCAAACACAATTTCACCTCCAAGGATCTCTCCAGCATTGCGGTTAAACCAAAACGAGAAAACAGGTTCCCTCACCACACTCTGATTCACCATGTTgtacctatatatataattatttggattaacaagataaattaatttaatttgatgagTTGATCAGGGCTTACCAAACAGGAACAGCATTGGCTACAGAGATCTCTTGAAAACCAAGTCCAAGAATGCCATCAAACTTGGCAG from Impatiens glandulifera chromosome 5, dImpGla2.1, whole genome shotgun sequence includes:
- the LOC124938138 gene encoding cyprosin-like: MGIIKFKVSFLLLMCLCFLSAPAASHGRLSSEKNDGLFRIGLKKKKLDMTDIRKGKEAYRMASLMRHGDNITNPEAGTVALKNYMDAQYFGVIGIGTPFQEFNVIFDTGSSNLWIPSSKCYFSVACYFHSKYRSSQSSTYSKNGKSAEIHYGTGSIGGFFSKDHMRVGNLIIRNQDFIEATKEHSATFLAAKFDGILGLGFQEISVANAVPVWYNMVNQSVVREPVFSFWFNRNAGEILGGEIVFGGMDTSHFIGNHTYVPVTKKGYWQFEMDDVLINGKTTGFCLGGCPAIADTGTSLLAGPTNIVAELNRAIGATGVISLVCKSVVTQYGKTILEMLQEEADPLKVCPQIGLCTSLSSNDDDSIGIRSVVDAENNEDEGVNSNPMCTACQMIVVFIQNHMRQNETGDQILNFINQFCERLPNPMGESAVDCDALSTMPNVTLSIGGKPFDLSPQQYVLKIGEGVAQQCISGFLALDIPPPHGPLWILGDIFMGQYHTVFDSGNMRIGFAEAV